The following coding sequences lie in one Musa acuminata AAA Group cultivar baxijiao chromosome BXJ3-1, Cavendish_Baxijiao_AAA, whole genome shotgun sequence genomic window:
- the LOC135628586 gene encoding WRKY DNA-binding transcription factor 70-like isoform X1: MENSLVDSVIREMEQAFELTTKLQSLVELGNYSDTQKESARMVSRELLQTCNATLSMLKSRRTNVKIEYGSQYLLAPREIPIRTDRRTHSYPRKVVTATPYSDGHQWRKYGEKKINGCIFPRSYYRCTYSEDQRCEAKKQVQQQDRGVPSLFLVIYKEEHSCKPMAVEGCRSFEQLQLPGCGEYTCNTSFPLTQVTASTTPPPVDSFSLRFDDSEDSLMRTAVRSITEGTIAWRRNDKGSVSCSELASADLEFLESTEPLHPSLSAVHDVDDEDHSPRSLGLDTDFFGFDLDDMELFGTPY, translated from the exons ATGGAGAATTCGCTCGTCGACTCTGTGATCCGAGAGATGGAACAAGCGTTTGAGCTCACAACAAAGCTTCAGTCGCTCGTTGAGCTTGGCAACTACAGCGATACACAGAAGGAGTCAGCCAGGATGGTCTCCCGAGAGCTGCTGCAGACCTGCAATGCTACACTCTCCATGTTGAAGTCTCGCAGAACTAATGTCAAGATCGAGTATGGAAGTCAATACCTGCTCGCTCCCCGTGAGATTCCCATCCGAACAGATCGAAGAACACA CAGCTATCCAAGAAAAGTGGTAACTGCTACACCTTATAGTGATGGACACCAATGGAGAAAATACGGGGAAAAGAAGATCAATGGCTGCATCTTTCCCAG GAGCTACTACAGATGCACCTACAGCGAGGATCAAAGATGTGAAGCGAAGAAGCAGGTGCAGCAACAGGACCGTGGCGTCCCATCTTTGTTTCTCGTCATCTACAAGGAAGAACACTCATGCAAACCTATGGCAGTGGAAGGCTGCCGATCATTCGAACAGCTGCAACTGCCGGGCTGTGGAGAATACACCTGCAATACTTCCTTCCCCTTAACTCAAGTTACAGCATCGACAACTCCTCCACCAGTTGATTCATTCTCGCTTCGATTTGATGATTCAGAAGACTCACTAATGCGCACTGCGGTGAGAAGCATCACCGAAGGAACCATTGCATGGCGCCGGAACGACAAAGGCAGCGTTTCCTGTAGCGAGCTTGCCTCGGCAGACCTGGAGTTCCTCGAGTCCACGGAACCACTGCACCCAAGCTTGTCGGCTGTTCATGATGTTGACGACGAAGACCACTCACCAAGATCACTTGGTTTGGACACGGATTTCTTCGGATTCGATCTTGATGACATGGAACTGTTTGGAACTCCGTACTAG
- the LOC135628586 gene encoding WRKY DNA-binding transcription factor 70-like isoform X2, whose protein sequence is MENSLVDSVIREMEQAFELTTKLQSLVELGNYSDTQKESARMVSRELLQTCNATLSMLKSRRTNVKIEYGSQYLLAPREIPIRTDRRTHYPRKVVTATPYSDGHQWRKYGEKKINGCIFPRSYYRCTYSEDQRCEAKKQVQQQDRGVPSLFLVIYKEEHSCKPMAVEGCRSFEQLQLPGCGEYTCNTSFPLTQVTASTTPPPVDSFSLRFDDSEDSLMRTAVRSITEGTIAWRRNDKGSVSCSELASADLEFLESTEPLHPSLSAVHDVDDEDHSPRSLGLDTDFFGFDLDDMELFGTPY, encoded by the exons ATGGAGAATTCGCTCGTCGACTCTGTGATCCGAGAGATGGAACAAGCGTTTGAGCTCACAACAAAGCTTCAGTCGCTCGTTGAGCTTGGCAACTACAGCGATACACAGAAGGAGTCAGCCAGGATGGTCTCCCGAGAGCTGCTGCAGACCTGCAATGCTACACTCTCCATGTTGAAGTCTCGCAGAACTAATGTCAAGATCGAGTATGGAAGTCAATACCTGCTCGCTCCCCGTGAGATTCCCATCCGAACAGATCGAAGAACACA CTATCCAAGAAAAGTGGTAACTGCTACACCTTATAGTGATGGACACCAATGGAGAAAATACGGGGAAAAGAAGATCAATGGCTGCATCTTTCCCAG GAGCTACTACAGATGCACCTACAGCGAGGATCAAAGATGTGAAGCGAAGAAGCAGGTGCAGCAACAGGACCGTGGCGTCCCATCTTTGTTTCTCGTCATCTACAAGGAAGAACACTCATGCAAACCTATGGCAGTGGAAGGCTGCCGATCATTCGAACAGCTGCAACTGCCGGGCTGTGGAGAATACACCTGCAATACTTCCTTCCCCTTAACTCAAGTTACAGCATCGACAACTCCTCCACCAGTTGATTCATTCTCGCTTCGATTTGATGATTCAGAAGACTCACTAATGCGCACTGCGGTGAGAAGCATCACCGAAGGAACCATTGCATGGCGCCGGAACGACAAAGGCAGCGTTTCCTGTAGCGAGCTTGCCTCGGCAGACCTGGAGTTCCTCGAGTCCACGGAACCACTGCACCCAAGCTTGTCGGCTGTTCATGATGTTGACGACGAAGACCACTCACCAAGATCACTTGGTTTGGACACGGATTTCTTCGGATTCGATCTTGATGACATGGAACTGTTTGGAACTCCGTACTAG